One Corynebacterium uterequi DNA segment encodes these proteins:
- the pgl gene encoding 6-phosphogluconolactonase: MVHVYRIRDLDALVLAAAQRFVDVVSGIQSTGRGVHHDGIARVVLTGGTAGIRTLDKLREFDEAVRAYDGDYPGQVVDWSRVHVFFGDERNVALTDADSNEGQARRALLDHVDIPADHIHGYGLGDRDLDEAVEAYALALDRFAPEGFDLHLLGMGGEGHINTLFPGTDAVKETKRLVVAEYASPKPPAQRGTLTLPAVARAQRVWLLVSGAEKAEAAGHVAAGADPVEWPAAGARGHAETVLFVTEDASRDIALTATS; this comes from the coding sequence ATGGTTCACGTCTACCGCATCCGCGATCTTGACGCCCTCGTCCTCGCCGCCGCCCAGCGTTTCGTGGACGTTGTGTCCGGTATCCAGTCCACCGGACGCGGCGTTCACCACGACGGCATCGCGCGGGTGGTACTCACCGGCGGCACCGCGGGTATCCGCACGCTGGACAAGCTGCGTGAGTTCGACGAGGCCGTCCGTGCCTACGACGGGGACTACCCCGGCCAGGTCGTCGACTGGTCCCGGGTTCATGTCTTCTTCGGCGACGAGCGCAACGTCGCTCTCACCGATGCTGACTCCAATGAGGGCCAGGCCCGCCGGGCGTTGTTGGATCACGTGGACATTCCGGCGGATCATATCCACGGCTACGGTCTCGGCGACCGCGATCTAGACGAGGCCGTCGAGGCCTATGCTTTAGCGCTGGACCGTTTCGCCCCGGAGGGCTTTGACCTGCACCTGCTCGGTATGGGCGGGGAAGGCCATATCAATACCCTCTTCCCCGGCACTGATGCGGTGAAGGAGACGAAGCGGCTGGTGGTGGCGGAGTACGCCTCCCCGAAGCCGCCGGCCCAGCGTGGCACCCTCACCCTGCCAGCGGTGGCACGAGCGCAACGGGTGTGGCTGCTTGTTTCCGGTGCCGAGAAGGCCGAGGCCGCGGGCCACGTAGCCGCCGGGGCAGATCCGGTTGAGTGGCCGGCCGCGGGCGCTCGTGGCCACGCCGAGACGGTGCTGTTCGTCACCGAGGATGCATCCCGGGACATTGCGCTGACTGCCACCAGCTAG
- the secG gene encoding preprotein translocase subunit SecG — protein MVLTLQIVLVITSLLLTVFVLLHKGKGGGLSSLFGGGVQSNLSGSTVVEKNLNRYTVVMVIIWIACIIALNLITALS, from the coding sequence ATGGTTCTCACGCTCCAGATTGTGCTGGTCATCACCTCCTTGCTGCTGACCGTGTTCGTCCTTCTTCACAAGGGCAAGGGCGGCGGCCTGTCCAGCCTCTTCGGTGGCGGCGTTCAGTCGAACCTGTCCGGCTCCACCGTGGTGGAAAAGAACCTCAACCGGTACACGGTGGTGATGGTCATCATCTGGATCGCGTGCATCATCGCCCTGAACCTCATCACGGCGCTGTCGTAG
- the tpiA gene encoding triose-phosphate isomerase codes for MARTPLIAGNWKMNLDHLEAIATVQKLAFALPKEYYEKVDVAVTVPFTDLRSVQTLVEAEKYLVTYGAQDVSEHEKGAYTGEVSAPMLAKLGCTWVVVGHSERRQYHNETDEQVAAKAKAALGQGISPIVCVGEPLEIREAGTHVDYVVEQTRNSLAGLDSEDISKTVIAYEPVWAIGTGKVASAADAQEVCAAIRALIADIAGDEVAAGIRILYGGSVKTETVGELVSQPDVDGGLVGGASLDGEGFAKLAAAAAQAV; via the coding sequence ATGGCTCGTACCCCGCTGATTGCCGGCAACTGGAAGATGAACCTCGACCACCTTGAGGCCATCGCCACCGTGCAGAAGCTAGCCTTCGCCCTTCCCAAGGAGTACTACGAGAAGGTCGACGTCGCCGTCACCGTCCCCTTCACCGATCTGCGCTCCGTGCAGACCCTCGTTGAGGCGGAAAAGTACCTCGTGACCTACGGCGCGCAGGACGTGTCCGAGCACGAGAAGGGCGCCTACACCGGTGAGGTGTCCGCACCCATGCTCGCCAAGCTCGGCTGCACCTGGGTGGTCGTTGGCCACTCCGAGCGTCGCCAGTACCACAACGAGACCGACGAGCAGGTCGCCGCAAAGGCGAAGGCCGCCCTCGGCCAGGGCATCAGCCCCATCGTGTGCGTCGGCGAACCCCTGGAGATCCGCGAGGCCGGCACCCACGTCGACTACGTCGTGGAGCAGACCCGCAACTCCCTGGCGGGCCTCGACTCGGAGGACATCAGCAAGACGGTCATCGCCTACGAGCCCGTGTGGGCCATCGGCACCGGCAAGGTGGCCTCCGCCGCCGACGCGCAGGAAGTGTGCGCCGCGATCCGCGCTCTCATCGCCGACATTGCCGGTGACGAGGTTGCCGCCGGCATCCGCATCCTCTACGGCGGTTCGGTGAAGACCGAGACCGTCGGCGAGCTCGTCAGCCAGCCCGACGTCGACGGTGGTCTCGTCGGCGGCGCTTCCCTGGACGGCGAAGGCTTCGCCAAGCTCGCCGCCGCGGCAGCCCAGGCCGTCTAA
- a CDS encoding phosphoglycerate kinase, which yields MAVKTLKDLLAEGVAGRHVLVRSDFNVPLNDAGEITDPGRITASLPTLKALIEGGAKVVVTAHLGRPKGEVNPKYSLAPVAEALSEALGQYVALAGDVVGEDAHERANGLTDGEILLVENVRFDPRETSKDEAERGEFADQLVALAADNGAFVSDGFGVVHRAQASVYDVAKRLPAYAGYLVENEVKTLSKVAEAPEHPYVVVLGGSKVSDKLGVIEALAGKADKLIIGGGMCYTFLAAQGYDVRESLLQEDMIETCKGLIETYGEKIVLPVDLLAASDFDSSKAEIKIVELDGIPEGWMSLDIGPETVKKYAEVLATSKTVFWNGPMGVFEQEAYSKGTAGVAQAIIDATRDNGSFTVVGGGDSAASVRTLGLDEDGFSHISTGGGASLELLEGKELPGISVVQA from the coding sequence ATGGCTGTTAAGACCCTCAAGGACCTGCTCGCCGAAGGCGTCGCGGGCCGTCACGTCCTCGTCCGCTCTGACTTCAACGTGCCGCTCAACGACGCCGGTGAGATCACCGACCCGGGCCGCATCACCGCCTCCCTGCCCACGCTGAAGGCGCTCATCGAAGGCGGCGCCAAGGTCGTCGTCACTGCCCACCTCGGCCGCCCGAAGGGCGAGGTCAACCCGAAGTACTCCCTCGCCCCGGTGGCCGAGGCGCTCTCCGAGGCGCTGGGCCAGTATGTGGCGCTGGCCGGCGACGTCGTCGGCGAGGATGCCCACGAGCGCGCCAACGGCCTCACCGACGGCGAGATCCTCCTCGTGGAGAACGTTCGCTTCGATCCGCGTGAGACCTCCAAGGATGAGGCTGAGCGCGGCGAATTCGCCGATCAGCTCGTCGCCCTGGCGGCCGACAACGGCGCCTTCGTCTCTGACGGCTTCGGCGTGGTCCACCGCGCCCAGGCCTCCGTCTACGACGTTGCCAAGCGCCTCCCGGCCTACGCTGGCTACCTCGTGGAGAACGAGGTCAAGACCCTGAGCAAGGTGGCCGAGGCCCCGGAGCACCCCTACGTCGTGGTGCTCGGCGGTTCCAAGGTTTCCGACAAGCTCGGCGTCATCGAGGCACTGGCTGGCAAGGCCGACAAGCTCATCATCGGCGGCGGCATGTGCTACACCTTCCTGGCCGCCCAGGGCTACGACGTGCGTGAGTCCCTTCTGCAGGAAGACATGATCGAGACCTGCAAGGGCCTCATCGAGACCTACGGTGAGAAGATCGTCCTGCCGGTGGACCTCCTCGCTGCCAGCGACTTCGATTCCTCCAAGGCCGAGATCAAGATCGTCGAGCTCGACGGCATCCCCGAGGGCTGGATGTCCCTCGACATCGGCCCGGAGACCGTGAAGAAGTACGCCGAGGTGCTCGCCACCTCCAAGACCGTGTTCTGGAACGGCCCGATGGGCGTCTTCGAGCAGGAGGCCTACTCCAAGGGCACCGCCGGCGTTGCTCAGGCCATCATCGATGCGACCCGCGACAACGGCTCCTTCACCGTCGTTGGCGGCGGCGACTCCGCTGCCTCCGTGCGTACCCTCGGCCTCGACGAGGATGGCTTCTCCCACATCTCCACCGGCGGTGGCGCCTCCCTTGAGCTGCTTGAGGGCAAGGAACTCCCGGGCATTTCCGTCGTCCAGGCTTAA
- the gap gene encoding type I glyceraldehyde-3-phosphate dehydrogenase, with protein sequence MTTRVGINGFGRIGRNLFRAILQYSNDIEVVAVNDLTDNKTLSTLLKYDTILGRLGREVEFDDESITVDGKRIAVYAERDPKNLDWAKHEVDIVVESTGFFTDANAAKAHIEAGAKKVIISAPAKNEDATFVYGVNHEDYDPENHNVISGASCTTNCLAPMAKVLNDELGIVKGLMTTVHAYTGDQRLHDAPHRDLRRARAAAQNIVPTSTGAAKAVALVLPELKGKLDGYALRVPTITGSATDLTFEAARETTVEEVNEIIKKAATGEFGDTLAYTEDPLVSSDIVTDSHGSIFDSGLTKVNGNLVKVVSWYDNEWGYTCQLLRLTELVASKL encoded by the coding sequence GTGACCACTCGCGTTGGCATTAACGGCTTCGGCCGCATCGGTCGCAACCTGTTCCGTGCGATCCTGCAGTACAGCAACGACATTGAGGTCGTCGCCGTCAACGATCTGACCGACAACAAGACCCTGTCGACTCTCCTGAAGTACGACACCATCCTTGGCCGCCTCGGTCGCGAGGTTGAGTTCGACGATGAGTCCATCACCGTCGACGGCAAGCGCATCGCCGTCTACGCCGAGCGTGACCCGAAGAACCTGGACTGGGCCAAGCACGAGGTCGACATCGTCGTCGAGTCCACCGGCTTCTTCACCGATGCGAACGCCGCCAAGGCTCACATCGAGGCCGGCGCCAAGAAGGTCATCATCTCCGCTCCGGCGAAGAACGAGGATGCCACCTTCGTTTACGGCGTCAACCACGAGGACTACGATCCCGAGAACCACAACGTCATCTCCGGCGCGTCCTGCACCACCAACTGCCTGGCTCCGATGGCCAAGGTCCTCAACGACGAGCTCGGCATCGTCAAGGGCCTCATGACCACCGTCCACGCCTACACCGGTGACCAGCGTCTGCACGACGCCCCGCACCGCGACCTGCGCCGCGCCCGCGCCGCTGCCCAGAACATCGTTCCGACCTCCACCGGTGCCGCCAAGGCCGTGGCCCTGGTTCTGCCGGAGCTGAAGGGCAAGCTCGACGGCTACGCTCTGCGCGTCCCGACCATCACCGGTTCCGCCACCGACCTCACCTTCGAGGCCGCCCGTGAGACCACCGTTGAAGAGGTCAACGAGATCATCAAGAAGGCCGCCACCGGCGAGTTCGGCGACACCCTGGCCTACACCGAGGATCCGCTGGTGTCTTCCGACATCGTCACCGACTCCCACGGCTCCATCTTCGACTCCGGCCTGACCAAGGTCAACGGCAACCTGGTCAAGGTTGTCTCCTGGTACGACAACGAGTGGGGCTACACCTGCCAGCTGCTGCGTCTGACCGAGCTGGTTGCCTCCAAGCTCTAA
- the whiA gene encoding DNA-binding protein WhiA, which produces MVSLTQKAKAELVEVAVPLASARWAEMAAMLRMAGRLGVVERRLVVEAEFAERAVADRLAFLLNDAFGVDVDVQTASTSPAKPSSTLVRCDDGAVDVIRRLGLVTRSGTPVVGLPPKVIAGGPLDAEGAWRGAFLARGHLNDPGRPTLLEVSCPGPEAAMAMVGCARRLGITAKTKMSRGVDRTSIKDGDAVAALLTRMGAHRVRLEWDAERLRREARNSENRLANFDDANLRRSARAAVVAAARVERAMDILGDDIPEQLAEAGQLRVTHRQASLEELGRLADPQMTKDAVAGRIRRLLSMADKRAEELGIDSTLTVVADDVDMT; this is translated from the coding sequence GTGGTGTCGCTGACTCAGAAGGCCAAGGCTGAACTTGTCGAGGTAGCGGTGCCGCTAGCGTCGGCGCGGTGGGCGGAAATGGCCGCGATGCTACGCATGGCCGGCCGTCTCGGGGTGGTGGAGCGCCGCCTGGTGGTGGAAGCGGAGTTCGCCGAACGAGCCGTCGCCGACCGGTTGGCCTTCCTGCTCAACGACGCCTTTGGGGTTGACGTTGATGTCCAGACCGCGTCGACTAGCCCCGCCAAGCCCTCGTCGACCCTGGTGCGGTGCGACGACGGTGCCGTCGACGTCATTCGTCGGCTGGGCCTGGTGACCAGGTCGGGGACACCCGTCGTGGGCCTGCCGCCGAAGGTTATTGCCGGCGGACCCCTCGATGCCGAAGGGGCGTGGCGGGGGGCGTTTCTAGCCCGCGGCCACCTTAACGATCCCGGCCGGCCGACGTTGCTCGAAGTGAGCTGCCCTGGCCCGGAGGCAGCGATGGCGATGGTGGGGTGTGCGCGCCGGCTCGGGATCACGGCGAAAACGAAGATGAGCCGTGGTGTGGATCGGACGTCGATCAAGGATGGCGACGCCGTCGCCGCGCTACTCACCCGAATGGGGGCGCACCGGGTTCGGTTGGAGTGGGACGCCGAGCGCCTGCGCCGCGAGGCTCGCAACTCGGAGAACCGCCTGGCGAACTTCGACGATGCGAACCTGCGCCGCTCTGCACGGGCGGCGGTCGTGGCTGCCGCGCGCGTCGAACGGGCTATGGACATTCTTGGCGATGACATTCCCGAACAGCTCGCCGAGGCTGGCCAGCTGCGAGTGACACATCGTCAGGCGTCGTTGGAAGAGCTCGGGCGACTGGCCGACCCACAGATGACAAAAGACGCGGTAGCAGGCCGGATTCGGCGGCTGTTGTCCATGGCGGATAAGCGCGCCGAGGAGCTGGGCATCGATTCCACTCTGACCGTGGTGGCCGATGACGTCGATATGACCTAA
- a CDS encoding gluconeogenesis factor YvcK family protein: MNHPLAEASLACLGGGHGLYQTLSAAKLAEPASITGIVTVADDGGSSGRLRKELGQIPPGDLRMALAALADTTDPDSALWARALQHRFGGNGALAGHAVGNLMLAGLTELLGREQAALDTVARLTRSAGRVVPMSSQPLDIEADVTGLDDDPRIVRTVRGQVAVATTPGTVRRVRLIPDHPPANPDAVAAIRSADLVTIGPGSWFSSVIPHLLVPGIADAINSSSALRVVVLNLSAEMGETTGFSHERHIHMLAQHAPTLKVDRVLVDASVLSNAGEREFLNKAVAQLGGVVVYDDVQGVDADGQPCAVHDAAKLSAALGRVYAAG; the protein is encoded by the coding sequence ATGAACCACCCTCTCGCAGAAGCATCCCTGGCGTGCCTAGGCGGCGGTCACGGGCTGTACCAGACGCTGAGCGCCGCAAAACTGGCCGAACCCGCGTCGATTACCGGCATCGTCACGGTGGCGGACGACGGCGGGTCCTCGGGCCGTCTGCGTAAAGAACTGGGCCAGATTCCGCCCGGTGACCTGCGCATGGCGCTGGCCGCATTGGCGGACACCACCGATCCCGACTCTGCGTTGTGGGCTCGGGCCCTGCAGCACCGTTTCGGCGGCAACGGCGCGCTGGCTGGTCACGCCGTGGGGAACCTCATGCTCGCCGGGTTGACGGAGCTGCTCGGTAGGGAGCAGGCGGCCCTCGACACGGTTGCCCGCCTTACCCGCTCCGCCGGCCGCGTGGTGCCCATGTCCAGCCAGCCCTTGGACATCGAGGCAGATGTCACAGGCCTTGATGACGACCCCCGGATCGTGCGGACCGTTCGCGGGCAGGTGGCGGTGGCCACTACCCCTGGCACGGTGCGACGGGTGCGGCTGATTCCCGATCACCCGCCGGCCAATCCGGATGCGGTCGCCGCTATCCGATCCGCGGACTTGGTGACGATTGGCCCCGGCTCGTGGTTCTCTTCGGTCATCCCGCACCTGCTCGTTCCCGGCATCGCGGACGCCATCAACTCCTCGTCGGCGCTGCGGGTGGTGGTGCTCAACCTCAGCGCTGAGATGGGGGAGACCACAGGCTTCTCGCACGAAAGGCACATCCACATGCTGGCGCAGCACGCGCCGACGCTGAAGGTGGACCGGGTGCTCGTGGACGCCTCGGTGCTGAGCAACGCCGGGGAGAGGGAGTTCCTCAACAAGGCCGTGGCCCAGCTTGGCGGGGTGGTGGTGTACGACGACGTGCAAGGCGTCGATGCCGATGGCCAGCCCTGCGCGGTGCACGACGCTGCCAAGCTTTCGGCGGCGCTCGGGCGGGTCTACGCTGCCGGCTAG
- the rapZ gene encoding RNase adapter RapZ, with protein sequence MSDVSQRFATPPVLITGMSGAGLSSAAKVLEDKGYYVAHNIPSRVMVDLFEQCAAEDSPVDKLGVVADVRTRMFPGSLLEVITELDSRGLKPVVLFMDARDDVLIRRFDSVRRTHPLQEGDTLSLGIEREREAVKNVLAEADLVIDTSGLSVHDLRRAIEVSLGTMAADRQHVTVQSFGFKHGAPRDADIMVDVRFLPNPYWVPELRAFRGTDQPVADYVLRQPSAGEFIDNFEAMFASMLAGYRHEGKNFVTVAVGCTGGHHRSVAVAEEFARRLRLRDGLEVNVIHRDFDRH encoded by the coding sequence ATGAGTGACGTCAGTCAGCGGTTCGCCACCCCACCCGTGCTCATCACGGGGATGTCCGGCGCGGGGCTGAGCTCCGCGGCCAAGGTCCTGGAAGACAAGGGCTACTACGTGGCCCACAATATTCCGTCCCGAGTCATGGTCGACCTCTTCGAGCAATGCGCCGCCGAGGACTCCCCGGTGGACAAGCTCGGCGTGGTGGCCGATGTGCGCACACGCATGTTCCCCGGCTCCCTGTTGGAAGTCATCACAGAGCTCGATAGCCGCGGGCTCAAGCCCGTCGTGCTGTTCATGGACGCGCGCGACGACGTGCTGATCCGCCGGTTCGACAGCGTGCGCCGCACCCACCCGTTGCAGGAAGGAGACACTCTCAGCCTGGGCATCGAACGGGAGCGGGAAGCCGTGAAGAACGTTCTCGCGGAGGCCGACCTAGTTATCGACACTTCCGGGCTTTCGGTTCATGATCTCCGGCGCGCCATCGAGGTCAGCTTGGGCACCATGGCGGCCGACCGACAGCACGTCACCGTACAGTCTTTTGGTTTCAAACACGGCGCCCCGCGAGACGCCGACATCATGGTGGATGTTCGTTTCCTGCCCAATCCGTATTGGGTGCCGGAGCTGCGGGCATTCCGCGGCACGGATCAGCCGGTGGCCGACTATGTGCTGCGGCAGCCGTCGGCGGGAGAGTTCATCGACAATTTTGAGGCGATGTTCGCCTCAATGCTCGCCGGTTACCGCCACGAGGGCAAGAACTTCGTCACCGTCGCGGTGGGGTGCACCGGCGGCCATCACCGCTCCGTGGCGGTGGCGGAGGAATTCGCCCGGCGTCTGCGTCTGCGCGATGGCCTGGAGGTCAACGTCATCCACCGGGATTTTGATCGCCACTAA
- the uvrC gene encoding excinuclease ABC subunit UvrC: MADPSTYRPAPGTIPTDPGVYKFRDEHSRVIYVGKAKNLRARLSNYFQDLTQLHPRTRQMVLTAAGVEWTVVSSEVEALQLEYTWIKRFDPRFNVKYRDDKSYPVLAVSTGERFPRAFFYRGPRRSGVRYFGPYAHAWAVRETLESLTRVFPLRTCTKGVFNRHTQLGRPCLMGYIDKCSAPCVGRVSEADHREIVRGFVSFLAGNTDAVVRRLTQEMMEASEALEFERAAKLRDDLGAIDKVMEQQAVVLGDATDADVVAFHTDELEAAVQVFHVRGGRIRGQRGWVVEKPEDYSVAELVQDFLVQFYSDAADAATAAESSELSEPSAVEPSPRRRALATIPREILVPELPSEVEDVTRLLAQLRGAHVDIRVPQRGDKRALLDTVAKNAKEALRQHALKRIGDLSARSAALQDIQEALGMEQSPLRIECTDISHIQGTDVVASLVVFEDGLPKKADYRRYRIKEAAGDGHSDDVASIAEVTGRRFRRYHEDRLSHPEEDDTVFSDEHVVEESTDSRRFAYPPQLFIVDGGLPQVNAAQQVFDELGIVDVTLVGLAKRLEEIWVPGDDEPVILPRSSAGLFLLQQIRDEAHRFAITYHRQQRSKRMRSSELDAIPGLGPARRSELVKHFGSVKRLKAASVEEIAQVKGFGPKLAAVVAEHLSR, translated from the coding sequence ATGGCGGACCCGTCCACTTACCGTCCCGCTCCCGGAACCATTCCCACGGATCCGGGAGTGTATAAGTTTCGAGACGAACACTCCCGCGTCATCTACGTCGGAAAGGCCAAGAACCTCCGGGCGCGGCTGAGCAACTATTTTCAGGATCTCACGCAGCTTCATCCGCGTACCCGGCAGATGGTGCTCACCGCCGCCGGCGTCGAGTGGACCGTCGTGTCCAGTGAGGTGGAAGCCCTCCAGCTGGAATACACGTGGATCAAGCGCTTTGACCCCCGCTTCAACGTTAAGTACCGCGACGACAAAAGCTACCCCGTGCTTGCCGTGTCCACTGGCGAACGCTTTCCCCGAGCGTTTTTCTACCGCGGCCCGCGCCGGTCGGGTGTGCGCTACTTCGGGCCCTATGCGCACGCGTGGGCGGTGCGCGAAACCCTGGAGTCGCTGACCCGGGTGTTTCCGCTGCGCACCTGCACGAAGGGTGTGTTCAACCGGCATACCCAGCTGGGCCGGCCATGCCTAATGGGCTACATCGATAAGTGCTCGGCGCCATGCGTGGGGCGGGTGAGCGAGGCCGATCACCGGGAAATCGTGCGCGGCTTCGTGTCCTTCCTTGCGGGGAACACCGACGCCGTCGTTCGCCGGCTCACCCAGGAGATGATGGAGGCGTCCGAAGCCCTGGAGTTTGAGCGGGCTGCGAAGCTGCGTGATGACCTCGGCGCCATCGACAAGGTCATGGAGCAGCAGGCGGTGGTCCTCGGCGACGCGACTGACGCCGACGTGGTGGCCTTCCACACCGACGAATTGGAGGCCGCCGTCCAGGTCTTCCACGTCCGTGGCGGGCGAATCCGCGGCCAGCGCGGCTGGGTGGTGGAAAAGCCCGAGGACTATAGCGTCGCCGAGTTGGTCCAGGACTTCCTCGTGCAGTTTTATTCCGATGCCGCTGACGCCGCCACGGCCGCCGAGTCATCCGAGCTTTCCGAGCCTTCTGCCGTTGAGCCTTCGCCGCGCCGACGAGCCCTTGCCACCATTCCGCGGGAGATCCTGGTCCCCGAACTGCCCTCCGAGGTGGAGGACGTCACGCGGCTGCTAGCCCAACTGCGCGGCGCGCACGTCGATATTCGCGTGCCGCAGCGTGGGGACAAGCGCGCACTGCTGGATACGGTGGCGAAAAATGCCAAGGAGGCGCTTCGGCAGCACGCCCTCAAACGCATCGGTGACCTCAGTGCGCGCTCGGCGGCGCTGCAAGACATTCAAGAGGCGCTTGGGATGGAACAATCCCCGCTGCGCATCGAGTGCACGGACATTTCACACATCCAGGGCACGGATGTGGTCGCGTCGCTGGTGGTGTTCGAGGATGGCCTACCGAAGAAGGCAGACTATCGCCGGTACCGCATCAAGGAGGCGGCCGGCGATGGGCACTCCGACGACGTCGCCTCCATCGCCGAGGTGACCGGCCGACGCTTCCGTCGCTACCACGAGGACCGGTTGTCCCACCCCGAGGAAGACGACACGGTGTTCTCCGACGAGCACGTGGTGGAGGAATCCACCGACAGTCGGCGCTTCGCTTACCCGCCGCAACTGTTCATCGTCGACGGCGGGTTGCCACAGGTCAACGCGGCTCAGCAGGTGTTTGACGAGCTGGGAATCGTCGACGTCACCCTCGTCGGCCTAGCCAAGCGACTGGAGGAGATCTGGGTTCCCGGCGACGACGAGCCGGTCATCCTGCCGCGGAGTTCCGCCGGGTTGTTCCTGCTGCAGCAGATCCGAGACGAAGCACACCGGTTCGCCATTACGTATCACCGGCAACAGCGATCGAAGCGCATGCGAAGCAGCGAATTGGACGCGATCCCGGGCTTAGGCCCGGCTCGACGCTCCGAGCTGGTCAAGCACTTCGGCAGCGTCAAGCGGCTTAAGGCCGCGTCTGTTGAGGAGATCGCCCAGGTTAAGGGATTTGGGCCAAAACTCGCCGCCGTAGTGGCTGAACATCTGAGCCGCTGA
- a CDS encoding PH domain-containing protein gives MADENKDHPARVGLSDEEIAYFNALDPHAVVSTKPWEFEVRSSFLRWVAIGVVVVVMAIHIWVGATVDVEYTGATITLIDKLAFPGVGAVISILAWFAFNRPRVRANADGVEVRNIIGTRFYPWLVIYGLSFPQGSRMARLELPEFEFVPLWAIQSADGDKALDAVAKFRELEAAYMPKD, from the coding sequence GTGGCTGATGAAAACAAAGACCACCCTGCGCGGGTGGGACTGAGCGACGAAGAGATCGCCTACTTCAACGCTCTCGACCCGCACGCCGTGGTGAGCACGAAACCGTGGGAGTTCGAGGTCCGCTCGTCGTTCCTGCGGTGGGTGGCGATCGGCGTGGTCGTCGTCGTCATGGCCATCCACATCTGGGTGGGGGCGACCGTGGACGTGGAGTACACCGGCGCCACCATCACCCTCATCGACAAGCTCGCCTTCCCCGGCGTGGGGGCCGTGATTTCCATTCTGGCGTGGTTCGCCTTCAACCGCCCCCGCGTTCGGGCGAATGCCGACGGCGTGGAGGTACGCAACATCATCGGCACCCGCTTCTACCCGTGGCTCGTGATCTACGGACTGTCCTTCCCGCAGGGCTCGCGCATGGCGCGGCTGGAGCTGCCGGAGTTTGAGTTCGTTCCGCTGTGGGCTATTCAGTCCGCCGACGGTGACAAGGCGTTGGACGCGGTCGCGAAGTTCCGCGAGCTGGAAGCCGCCTACATGCCGAAGGACTAG
- the ribH gene encoding 6,7-dimethyl-8-ribityllumazine synthase, producing MAKEGLPTVSDVDATGLRVAVVTATWNADICDVLHARAVATGRALGAEVDEYRVVGALELPVVVQEAARHYDAVVALGCVVRGGTPHFDYVCDSVTEGLTRVSLDESTPIGNGVLTVNSHEQAVERSGMPGSVEDKGAEAMHAAVATALTLSRLRRAHG from the coding sequence GTGGCTAAAGAAGGACTGCCAACGGTGAGCGACGTTGACGCCACTGGACTGCGGGTGGCCGTGGTGACGGCGACGTGGAATGCGGACATTTGCGACGTGCTCCACGCGCGAGCGGTCGCGACCGGTCGCGCACTGGGCGCGGAGGTGGACGAGTATCGGGTCGTCGGCGCCCTAGAGCTGCCGGTAGTGGTGCAGGAGGCAGCCCGGCACTACGACGCCGTCGTCGCCCTCGGGTGCGTCGTGCGCGGCGGCACCCCGCACTTTGACTACGTGTGCGACTCCGTGACCGAGGGGCTCACGCGGGTCAGCCTCGATGAATCCACTCCCATCGGCAACGGGGTGCTCACCGTCAACTCCCACGAGCAGGCCGTGGAACGTTCGGGGATGCCCGGCAGCGTGGAGGACAAAGGCGCCGAGGCGATGCACGCCGCCGTGGCGACGGCGTTGACCCTGTCGCGGCTGCGGCGGGCCCACGGCTAG